In Comamonadaceae bacterium OS-1, a single window of DNA contains:
- a CDS encoding bifunctional protein produces the protein MPWHIHTDGSALPNPGRMGLGAVWTAPDGTRHTLSQLAPGTGCNNEAEVRALMAALQALKLQGADDLRLHCDNSIVVEQVGSSCARPIARLAALFGEARALFKSFDQATLVWIPQHRNTEADALARAALGITAARVVKIPKTKRR, from the coding sequence ATGCCCTGGCACATCCACACCGACGGCAGCGCCCTGCCCAACCCCGGCCGCATGGGCCTGGGTGCTGTGTGGACGGCACCCGACGGCACGCGCCATACGCTGTCGCAACTCGCTCCGGGCACCGGCTGCAACAACGAGGCGGAGGTGCGGGCGCTGATGGCGGCGTTACAGGCGCTGAAACTCCAGGGAGCGGACGACCTGCGGCTGCACTGCGACAACAGCATCGTGGTGGAGCAGGTGGGCAGCAGCTGCGCCCGGCCGATTGCCCGGCTGGCGGCGCTGTTTGGCGAGGCACGGGCGCTGTTCAAGTCCTTCGACCAGGCCACGCTGGTGTGGATACCGCAGCACCGTAACACCGAGGCCGATGCGCTGGCCCGGGCGGCCTTGGGTATCACTGCGGCACGGGTGGTCAAGATACCGAAGACGAAACGGCGTTAA
- the ydeP gene encoding protein YdeP, translating into MPSPKTPFSPYLPQKAPMRKRPEGIRNYDAPAGGWGATKALAQTLKRQQIVVQGVRTLLKANQPGGFDCPGCAWPDPKHTSSFEFCENGAKAVTWESTAKRVGPDFFQAHSVAALWQQTDHWLESQGRITHPLRYNRATDHFEPVGWQEAFDGIAQGLNALHSPDAAEFYTSGRASNEAAFLYQLFARNFGTNNFPDCSNMCHEATSVGLPRSIGVGKATVTLEDYDHADLILSMGHNPGTNHPRMMATLRDAARRGATIIVFNPLRERALERFESPQAPVEMATLSSTQIATTYLQIRVGGDAAALKGIAKALVALDRAAQAASQAPVLDHAFIKGHTAGYAEFVADLDATAWEAIEGICGLSRAQLEDVARVYAAAKATICCYGMGITQHRSGTRNVQQIMNLLLLKGNIGRPGAGISPLRGHSNVQGDRTVGITERPKPALLDSLRDVFQFEPPRHDGHSVVEAIAAMRSGASKAIICLGGNLAVAASDPLACFAAFRQLDLAVHITTKLNRTQLLLAKTSYILPCLGRTELDMQASGKQSVTVEDSMSMVHASSGFLEPPSDQVRSEPAIVAGIAKATLGARSVADWDALVGDYALIRDKIEAVFPDFAGYNERIREPGGFQLPNTAQQRIWKTDSGKANFAVFPGLEEDLAHGGADVLTLTTLRSHDQYNTTIYGLDDRYRGVFGRRDVLFINQAELDRRGLQEGDVVDVATAMDHAHADRVVRGLMLVCYDLPDGCCASYYPETQPLIALEHVDPDSLTPSYKSVPVLLHRAGHSTLVGTEEIVVGREGVAGSST; encoded by the coding sequence ATGCCCTCCCCCAAAACCCCCTTCTCTCCCTACCTCCCCCAGAAAGCCCCCATGCGCAAGCGCCCCGAAGGAATCCGAAACTATGACGCGCCGGCCGGTGGCTGGGGCGCGACCAAGGCGCTGGCACAGACGCTCAAGCGCCAGCAGATCGTGGTGCAAGGCGTGCGCACCCTGCTCAAGGCCAACCAGCCCGGTGGCTTTGACTGCCCGGGCTGCGCCTGGCCGGACCCCAAGCACACCTCGTCGTTCGAGTTCTGCGAAAACGGCGCGAAGGCGGTGACCTGGGAATCCACGGCCAAGCGGGTCGGGCCGGACTTTTTCCAGGCGCACAGCGTGGCCGCGCTGTGGCAGCAAACCGACCACTGGCTGGAGAGCCAGGGCCGCATCACCCATCCGCTGCGCTACAACCGCGCCACCGACCATTTCGAGCCGGTGGGCTGGCAAGAGGCTTTTGACGGCATTGCCCAGGGCCTGAACGCCCTGCACAGCCCGGACGCGGCCGAGTTCTACACCTCGGGGCGGGCCTCCAACGAGGCGGCTTTTCTGTACCAGCTGTTTGCGCGCAACTTTGGCACCAACAACTTCCCCGACTGCTCCAACATGTGCCACGAGGCTACGTCGGTAGGCCTGCCGCGCTCCATCGGCGTGGGCAAGGCCACGGTGACGCTGGAAGACTACGACCATGCGGACCTGATCCTGTCCATGGGCCACAACCCCGGCACCAACCACCCGCGCATGATGGCCACGCTGCGCGATGCGGCGCGCCGGGGGGCCACCATCATCGTTTTCAACCCGCTGCGCGAGCGGGCGCTGGAGCGCTTCGAGTCGCCCCAGGCCCCGGTGGAGATGGCCACGCTGTCGTCCACGCAGATCGCCACCACCTACCTGCAGATCCGCGTGGGCGGCGATGCCGCCGCGCTGAAAGGCATTGCCAAGGCGCTGGTGGCGCTGGACCGTGCCGCCCAGGCCGCCAGCCAGGCCCCGGTGCTCGACCATGCCTTTATCAAAGGGCACACGGCGGGCTATGCGGAATTTGTGGCCGATCTGGATGCCACCGCCTGGGAGGCGATCGAGGGCATCTGCGGCCTGAGCCGCGCGCAACTGGAGGATGTGGCGCGGGTCTACGCTGCCGCCAAGGCCACCATTTGCTGCTACGGCATGGGCATTACCCAGCACCGCTCGGGCACGCGCAATGTGCAGCAGATCATGAATCTGCTGCTGCTCAAGGGCAATATCGGCCGCCCCGGCGCGGGGATTTCGCCGCTGCGCGGGCACTCCAACGTGCAGGGCGACCGCACCGTGGGCATCACCGAGCGGCCCAAGCCCGCGCTGCTGGACAGCCTGCGCGATGTGTTCCAGTTCGAGCCGCCACGGCACGACGGCCACTCGGTGGTCGAGGCCATTGCGGCCATGCGCAGCGGGGCTTCCAAGGCCATCATCTGCCTGGGTGGCAACCTGGCGGTGGCGGCCAGCGACCCGCTGGCCTGCTTTGCGGCCTTTCGCCAACTGGACCTGGCCGTGCACATCACCACCAAGCTCAACCGCACCCAGTTGCTGCTGGCCAAAACCAGCTACATCCTGCCCTGCCTGGGCCGCACCGAGCTGGACATGCAGGCCAGCGGCAAGCAGTCGGTCACGGTGGAGGATTCGATGTCGATGGTGCATGCCTCCAGCGGCTTTCTGGAGCCGCCCAGCGACCAGGTGCGCTCCGAGCCCGCCATCGTCGCCGGCATCGCCAAGGCCACGCTGGGTGCGCGCTCGGTGGCCGACTGGGATGCCCTGGTGGGCGACTACGCCCTGATCCGCGACAAGATCGAGGCGGTGTTCCCGGACTTTGCGGGCTACAACGAACGCATCCGCGAACCCGGCGGCTTCCAGCTGCCCAATACCGCGCAGCAGCGCATCTGGAAGACCGACAGCGGCAAGGCCAACTTCGCGGTGTTCCCCGGCCTGGAGGAAGACCTGGCCCATGGCGGTGCCGACGTGCTCACCCTCACCACGCTGCGCTCGCACGACCAGTACAACACCACCATCTACGGCCTGGACGACCGCTACCGCGGCGTGTTTGGGCGGCGCGATGTGCTCTTCATCAACCAGGCCGAACTGGACCGGCGCGGCCTGCAAGAAGGCGATGTGGTGGATGTGGCCACCGCCATGGACCACGCCCACGCCGACCGCGTGGTGCGCGGCCTGATGCTGGTCTGTTACGACCTGCCCGACGGCTGCTGCGCCTCGTACTACCCCGAGACGCAGCCGCTGATCGCCCTGGAACACGTGGACCCGGACAGCCTCACGCCGTCGTACAAATCGGTGCCGGTACTGCTGCACCGGGCGGGCCATTCAACGCTGGTGGGTACCGAAGAGATCGTGGTGGGCCGCGAGGGCGTGGCGGGCAGCAGCACCTGA
- the pgrR_1 gene encoding HTH-type transcriptional regulator PgrR gives MTRFDDLAAFAAVVRAGSFTRAAAQMGLSQSALSQTVRALETRLDLKLLNRTTRSVAPTEAGERLYQAVGPRFADIERELELLHEMRGKPAGTVRITATEHAVQSLLWPRLEPWLALYPDIQLEISSDNRFTDIVAERFDIGVRLGGDVAKDMIAVRIAPDMQTVVVGTPGYFSRHAPPRTPQDLGHHDCIGRRLPTHSGLMAWEFKKQGKSSSANVSGRLAFNTSELIVAAALAGHGLAWVPSDLVDAHLAAGRLVSVLDDWSATFPGYHLYYASRRSSPALALVVEALRYVPPPGQVAPS, from the coding sequence ATGACACGCTTTGACGACCTGGCGGCCTTCGCGGCCGTGGTACGGGCCGGCAGCTTCACCCGGGCCGCCGCGCAGATGGGCCTGTCCCAGTCGGCGCTCAGCCAGACGGTGCGGGCGCTGGAGACGCGGCTGGACCTGAAGCTGCTCAACCGCACCACCCGCAGCGTGGCCCCCACCGAGGCGGGCGAGCGGCTGTACCAGGCCGTGGGGCCGCGTTTTGCCGATATTGAGCGCGAGCTGGAGCTGCTGCACGAGATGCGCGGCAAACCGGCGGGCACCGTGCGCATCACCGCCACCGAGCATGCCGTCCAGTCGCTGCTGTGGCCCCGGCTGGAGCCCTGGCTGGCGCTGTACCCCGACATCCAGCTGGAGATCAGCAGCGACAACCGTTTCACCGACATCGTGGCCGAACGCTTCGACATCGGGGTGCGCCTGGGCGGCGACGTGGCCAAGGACATGATTGCGGTGCGCATCGCTCCCGACATGCAAACCGTGGTGGTGGGCACGCCCGGCTACTTCAGCCGCCATGCGCCACCGCGCACACCCCAGGACCTCGGCCACCACGACTGCATCGGGCGGCGCCTGCCCACCCACAGCGGCCTCATGGCCTGGGAATTCAAAAAGCAGGGCAAAAGCAGCAGCGCCAACGTGTCCGGGCGGCTGGCCTTCAACACCAGCGAACTCATCGTGGCCGCAGCACTGGCGGGGCACGGGCTGGCCTGGGTTCCCAGCGACCTGGTCGATGCCCACCTGGCCGCGGGCCGCCTGGTCTCGGTGCTGGACGACTGGTCTGCCACCTTCCCCGGCTACCACCTGTACTACGCCAGTCGGCGGTCTTCGCCTGCGCTGGCGCTGGTGGTGGAGGCGTTGCGCTACGTGCCGCCGCCGGGGCAAGTGGCACCCTCATAG